In Theropithecus gelada isolate Dixy chromosome 13, Tgel_1.0, whole genome shotgun sequence, one DNA window encodes the following:
- the TLX2 gene encoding T-cell leukemia homeobox protein 2, with protein MEPGMLGPHNLPHHEPISFGIDQILSGPETPGGGLGPGRGGQGHGESGAFSGGYHGASGYGPAGSLAPLPGSSGVGPGGVIRVPAHRPLPVPPPAAGAPAVAGPSGLGGAGGLAGLTFPWMDSGRRFAKDRLTAALSPFSGTRRIGHPYQNRTPPKRKKPRTSFSRSQVLELERRFLRQKYLASAERAALAKALRMTDAQVKTWFQNRRTKWRRQTAEEREAERHRAGRLLLHLQQDALPRPLRPPLPPDPLCLHNSSLFALQNLQPWAEDNKVASVSGLASVV; from the exons ATGGAGCCGGGGATGCTGGGTCCACACAACCTCCCACACCACGAGCCAATCAGCTTCGGCATCGATCAGATCCTGAGCGGCCCCGAAACCCCTGGGGGCGGCCTAGGTCCGGGTCGCGGGGGCCAGGGTCATGGGGAGAGTGGGGCGTTCTCGGGTGGATACCACGGAGCCTCGGGCTACGGTCCCGCTGGCTCACTGGCCCCGCTGCCCGGCAGCTCCGGAGTGGGCCCGGGCGGCGTGATCCGCGTCCCTGCGCACCGCCCGCTGCCTGTGCCGCCGCCCGCGGCGGGGGCGCCTGCAGTGGCTGGGCCCTCGGGTTTGGGCGGCGCCGGAGGCCTAGCGGGACTCACCTTCCCCTGGATGGACAGCGGCCGCCGCTTTGCCAAGGACCGGCTCACGG CTGCGCTCTCGCCCTTCTCTGGGACGCGCCGCATAGGCCACCCCTACCAAAACCGGACCCCTCCGAAAAGGAAGAAGCCGCGCACGTCCTTCTCCCGCTCACAGGTGCTGGAGCTGGAGCGGCGCTTCCTGCGCCAGAAGTACCTGGCCTCTGCGGAGAGGGCGGCATTGGCCAAGGCCTTGCGCATGACCGACGCACAGGTCAAAACGTGGTTCCAGAACCGACGCACCAAGTGGCG GCGCCAGACGGCGGAGGAACGCGAGGCCGAGCGGCACCGCGCGGGCCGGCTGCTCCTGCACCTGCAGCAGGACGCGTTGCCACGGCCGCTGCGGCCGCCGCTGCCCCCGGACCCTCTCTGCCTGCACAACTCGTCGCTCTTCGCGCTGCAGAACCTGCAGCCCTGGGCCGAGGACAACAAAGTGGCTTCCGTGTCCGGGCTCGCCTCGGTGGTGTGA
- the LBX2 gene encoding transcription factor LBX2 isoform X1 yields the protein MNSGREPRTPRTLLSIADILAPGMVPRAPSAPQLPESGPGPTSPLCALEELTSKTFRGLDARAPQPSEGRAAANALGPGPAGRKRRKSRTAFTAQQVLELERRFVFQKYLAPSERDGLATRLGLANAQVVTWFQNRRAKLKRDVEEMRADVASLRALSPEVLCSLALPDGAPHPSLRLGPAGPDSRPHQSDEEIQVDD from the exons ATGAACTCGGGACGCGAGCCCCGAACACCCCGGACACTCTTAAGCATCGCAGACATCCTAGCCCCGGGCATGGTCCCCCGAGCACCCTCTGCGCCGCAGCTTCCAGAGTCGGGTCCGGGTCCAACGTCGCCGCTGTGCGCGCTGGAGGAGCTGACTAGTAAAACTTTCCGCGGACTTGACGCGCGCGCTCCGCAGCCCTCTGAAG GGCGGGCAGCCGCGAACGCGCTGGGCCCTGGCCCTGCCGGCCGCAAACGGCGCAAGTCACGCACGGCGTTCACCGCGCAACAGGTGCTGGAGCTGGAGCGGCGCTTCGTCTTCCAGAAGTACCTGGCGCCGTCCGAGCGAGACGGGCTAGCTACGCGACTAGGCCTGGCCAACGCGCAAGTGGTCACTTGGTTCCAGAACCGACGAGCCAAGCTCAAGCGCGACGTGGAGGAGATGCGCGCCGACGTCGCCTCGCTACGTGCGCTGTCCCCCGAAGTCCTGTGCAGCTTAGCACTGCCCGACGGCGCTCCACATCCCAGCCTCCGCCTCGGACCCGCCGGCCCTGACTCCCGGCCCCACCAGTCAGACGAGGAGATACAGGTGGACGATTGA
- the LBX2 gene encoding transcription factor LBX2 isoform X2 — protein MGKRTSLEVIIAELGGEKCRGGRPSFPPLAASPPAHPGGWRWARRDLCKTTSRAQNNSQACRAPRRAAANALGPGPAGRKRRKSRTAFTAQQVLELERRFVFQKYLAPSERDGLATRLGLANAQVVTWFQNRRAKLKRDVEEMRADVASLRALSPEVLCSLALPDGAPHPSLRLGPAGPDSRPHQSDEEIQVDD, from the exons ATGGGAAAAAGGACTTCCCTAGAAGTGATTATTGCGGAGTTGGGGGGAGAAAAGTGTCGGGGAGGGCGTCCGAGTTTCCCACCGCTGGCTGCTTCCCCACCCGCACACCCGGGAGGGTGGCGGTGGGCGCGCAGAGATCTTTGCAAAACAACGTCCAGGGCGCAAAACAACTCACAGGCCTGCCGCGCCCCAA GGCGGGCAGCCGCGAACGCGCTGGGCCCTGGCCCTGCCGGCCGCAAACGGCGCAAGTCACGCACGGCGTTCACCGCGCAACAGGTGCTGGAGCTGGAGCGGCGCTTCGTCTTCCAGAAGTACCTGGCGCCGTCCGAGCGAGACGGGCTAGCTACGCGACTAGGCCTGGCCAACGCGCAAGTGGTCACTTGGTTCCAGAACCGACGAGCCAAGCTCAAGCGCGACGTGGAGGAGATGCGCGCCGACGTCGCCTCGCTACGTGCGCTGTCCCCCGAAGTCCTGTGCAGCTTAGCACTGCCCGACGGCGCTCCACATCCCAGCCTCCGCCTCGGACCCGCCGGCCCTGACTCCCGGCCCCACCAGTCAGACGAGGAGATACAGGTGGACGATTGA
- the PCGF1 gene encoding polycomb group RING finger protein 1 isoform X2, with amino-acid sequence MASPQGGQIAIAMRLRNQLQSVYKMDPLRNEEEVRVKIKDLNEHIVCCLCAGYFVDATTITECLHTFCKSCIVKYLQTSKYCPMCNIKIHETQPLLNLKLDRVMQDIVYKLVPGLQDSEEKRIREFYQSRGLDRVTQPSGEEPALSNLGLPFSSFDHSKAHYYRYDEQLNLCLERLSSGKDKNKSVLQNKYVRCSVRAEVRHLRRVLCHRLMLNPQHVQLLFDNEVLPDHMTMKQIWLSRWFGKPSPLLLQYSVKEKRR; translated from the exons ATGGCGTCTCCTCAGGGGGGCCAGATTGCGATCGCGATGAGGCTTCGGAACCAGCTCCAGTCAGTGTACAAGATGGACCCGCTACGGAACGAG GAGGAAGTTCGAGTGAAGATCAAAGACTTGAATGAACACATTGTTTGCTGCCTATGCGCCGGCTACTTCGTGGATGCCACCACCATCACAGAGTGTCTTCATACTT tCTGCAAGAGTTGTATTGTGAAGTACCTCCAAACTAGCAAGTACTGCCCCATGTGCAACATTAAGATCCACGAGACACAGCCACTGCTCAACCTCAAACTGGACCGGGTCATGCAGGACATCGTGTACAAGCTGGTGCCTGGCTTGCAGGACA GTGAAGAGAAACGGATTCGGGAATTCTACCAGTCCCGAGGTTTGGACCGGGTCACCCAGCCCAGTGGGGAAG AGCCAGCACTGAGCAACCTTGGCCTCCCCTTCAGCAGCTTTGACCACTCTAAAGCCCACTACTATCGCTATGATGAGCAGCTGAACCTGTGCCTGGAgcggctgag TTCTGGCAAAGACAAGAATAAAAGCGTCCTGCAG aACAAGTATGTCCGATGTTCTGTTAGAGCTGAGGTACGCCATCTCCGGAGGGTCCTGTGTCACCGCTTGATGCTAAACCCTCAGCAT GTGCAGCTCCTTTTTGACAATGAAGTTCTCCCTGATCACATGACAATGAAGCAGATATGGCTCTCCCGCTGGTTCGGCAAG CCATCCCCTTTGCTTTTACAATACAGtgtgaaagagaagaggaggTAG
- the PCGF1 gene encoding polycomb group RING finger protein 1 isoform X1: MASPQGGQIAIAMRLRNQLQSVYKMDPLRNEEEVRVKIKDLNEHIVCCLCAGYFVDATTITECLHTFCKSCIVKYLQTSKYCPMCNIKIHETQPLLNLKLDRVMQDIVYKLVPGLQDSEEKRIREFYQSRGLDRVTQPSGEEPALSNLGLPFSSFDHSKAHYYRYDEQLNLCLERLSSGKDKNKSVLQNKYVRCSVRAEVRHLRRVLCHRLMLNPQHVQLLFDNEVLPDHMTMKQIWLSRWFGKVSQATIPGFTPLQTPPNQPTVRRGRVG; encoded by the exons ATGGCGTCTCCTCAGGGGGGCCAGATTGCGATCGCGATGAGGCTTCGGAACCAGCTCCAGTCAGTGTACAAGATGGACCCGCTACGGAACGAG GAGGAAGTTCGAGTGAAGATCAAAGACTTGAATGAACACATTGTTTGCTGCCTATGCGCCGGCTACTTCGTGGATGCCACCACCATCACAGAGTGTCTTCATACTT tCTGCAAGAGTTGTATTGTGAAGTACCTCCAAACTAGCAAGTACTGCCCCATGTGCAACATTAAGATCCACGAGACACAGCCACTGCTCAACCTCAAACTGGACCGGGTCATGCAGGACATCGTGTACAAGCTGGTGCCTGGCTTGCAGGACA GTGAAGAGAAACGGATTCGGGAATTCTACCAGTCCCGAGGTTTGGACCGGGTCACCCAGCCCAGTGGGGAAG AGCCAGCACTGAGCAACCTTGGCCTCCCCTTCAGCAGCTTTGACCACTCTAAAGCCCACTACTATCGCTATGATGAGCAGCTGAACCTGTGCCTGGAgcggctgag TTCTGGCAAAGACAAGAATAAAAGCGTCCTGCAG aACAAGTATGTCCGATGTTCTGTTAGAGCTGAGGTACGCCATCTCCGGAGGGTCCTGTGTCACCGCTTGATGCTAAACCCTCAGCAT GTGCAGCTCCTTTTTGACAATGAAGTTCTCCCTGATCACATGACAATGAAGCAGATATGGCTCTCCCGCTGGTTCGGCAAGGTAAGCCAGGCCACCATCCCTGGCTTCACCCCCCTTCAGACTCCCCCCAACCAACCCACAGTCCGCAGGGGAAGGGTGGGCTGA